TCCGAATCAGGAGAAGCGAGCAACTGGGAGCCCAATAAAAAACAACCCTGAGGTGCATATGCACCTCAGGGTTGGGTGGACCATTCAGGTGAGTTGGTCGCGATCGATCATGGTTGTCGAACAGCGACCGGCGTGCTGCGCTCGACATGGTGTATCAAGCGACTGCACAACAGCGGAGGGATGTTGCAGGACTCAAACACTTAGAAGCAACATCCACAACAAATCAGCCAACGCAGGTTTGCGCTTGGCGACTTGAATCAGACAGTGGCTGTCTCGACGATTTTGGCTCCGTTGAGCAGTGCTTCAACGCGAGCGATTTCGTCGTACTGCCCCTGTCGTTCAGCTTCGACTTCTGGACTCCAGTCACGTGCATCCAAGGCAATCGAGCTTCGGACGTATCGCAATCCACGCAGGAGCAGGTCCTGCTGTTTCTGGGTGAGTTGGATATTTCTTTCAGACATTTTCAGGGCTCACAAATTATTCCCCACGACATCTCAGTCAATCGATTCGTCGTCCCTGATTTCACGAAAAGACGTCTGGGGTGATATTCTCAGGTCACATCCTTCAACAAGTGGATCTGACCTCTTCTACATCGTAACTTCTCATAGGCTGCCTTGCCAATCATTTGGGAATGACGAGCAACCTCGATAATCGGCAGAACCTGCCACTCGGTTTCGAAGCTGACCGTTTTCCGAACGCCTCAATGACGCCAACGGACGTTTCAGATTGACTAACCACTCGAATCGGTCCAAACCGTTCTCGAATGTTAGTTAGGGCTGAACAGCTCGCAACGAACCTTTCTGGTAGGCATCCGCCATCGCTTTCGGAATTTCGGCCTCGGCGAGAACCACCTTGGCGCGGTTTTCCTGAGTTCGTGCTTGCATTTCCTGTTCCAGAGCGACGGCTTCTGCTCGTCTCTCTTCCGCTCTCGCACGTGCGACTCGCATATCCGCTTCGGCCTGATCGGCCTGCAGACGAGCCCCGACATTGTCACCGACATCAATATCTGCGATGTCGATCGAAACAATTTCGTAAGCTGTCTGAGAGTCGAGACTCTTGCGGAGCACAGTTTGTGCAATCAGTGCCGGATTTGCCAGCACGACCTTATGTGTTTCTGAAGATCCAATCGCCGAGACAATTCCCTCACCGACTCGAGCGATGACGGTTTCTTCCGTCGCTCCGCCGACAAGCTGTCCGAGGTTTGTTCGTACCGTCACACGGGCTC
This DNA window, taken from Thalassoglobus sp. JC818, encodes the following:
- the floA gene encoding flotillin-like protein FloA (flotillin-like protein involved in membrane lipid rafts); translated protein: MIGVFFIVLLGFILVFMFGKYFNLWLRAFVTRARIGPFTLIFMSLRKVNPNTIVDAKISAVQAGISSISTSALEAHYLAGGNVQRVVRALIAAHRARIDLDWDTASAIDLAGRDVLEAVRTSVDPKVIDCPDPRHGRTTLDGVAKDGIQLKARARVTVRTNLGQLVGGATEETVIARVGEGIVSAIGSSETHKVVLANPALIAQTVLRKSLDSQTAYEIVSIDIADIDVGDNVGARLQADQAEADMRVARARAEERRAEAVALEQEMQARTQENRAKVVLAEAEIPKAMADAYQKGSLRAVQP